DNA from Candidatus Dormiibacterota bacterium:
TGTACAACGGGGCGGCCGGCGGGACCATGGGTGAGGACGCTGAATCGTCGTCCGGAGATTCCCGGCACCGACATCGCCTCGAACCCGTAGCCGGCCGGCGCGACGACGGTCCGGGAGACTGCGGGTCACCGGCCGAAGGGGGCTGGGCGGGGAGCGCCGACACATCCATGACCGGCGGCGCTCCCCTGGATTTGGCGGGGTGCCTGACGGGGAGGACCTCGGGGATACCGGGCTGCTGGTGCCCGTCGGTTACGTTCCCGATCTGGACAAAGGTTGTACGACGGGGGGCGGCCACCCGCAATCAGGAGAAGCCCGATTCAGAGGGCGGATTTCTCTGAAGGACCGTGCGGAAATTCCTTGAAGGCCGCGACAATGATACGCTGGCGCGTGCCCGGGAAAGGACGCTTCCCCTTGCCCTCATCCGCATCAGGAGAGCCGCGGAACGGGTCGATTTCCTCGTCGCCCGCCGCGAGCTTTCTGTGCGCCTGCCTGACGGCCGGACTCGCGACGAACGGGGTGATCGCGCAGGCTCCGCCCGTCCCGGCGCGGCACGCGCTGGACGCGGGGATGGTCGGGATCGTGGTCCAGGACAGGGAACCGCTGCCCGGTGATCTGCGCAGCCGCTCCGCCGATGCCCCCTGTGCGGTCCTGATCCGAATCGACGCCGACGCGCTCGCGGCTCCGGAGCGGATCGATCCGGTCCTCGACACCGCAGCGGCCGCGGGGCTGCGCATCGCCGTCGGGATCCCGCTCCCCGGATGGGAGAGTTCAGCACCGGCCGAGGTTGACGCGTGGGCGGCGCGGGCGGGGATTTTCGCGCGCCACGCCGCTGGCCGCGTGGCGGCGTACCAGATCCTCGAACGCGGGGCGCCGGACGGGAGGGCGCGCGACTACGCCTATCTCCTCAAGCACGCCGCGGTGGCGATCCGCGCCGCGGATCCACGGGCGCGCGTCGTCTCCGCGGGGCTGGGAGCCGAAGACGCCGGCTGGCTCCAGGAGCTCTACGACCAGGACGCGGCCCCCTACCTGGATGTCCTCGCCGCCCGTGACCTTGCGTCTCTCAGCGCGGTTGCGGACCTGCGCGATCGGCTGGACGCCAACGCCGCGGTCTGGGTCGTCGGTGCGGCGATCGACCGAGACACCCCGCGCTCGGCAGCACTGCGCGTGTACGTCGAGGCGCGGGCCGCCGGCGCCGATACGGTCCTGTTCGCGCCGCCGTACCCGCCGGGACTCCCCGGCTTCCTCTCCGAGCTGCGGTCGCTCTTTCCACCGGCCCTTACCCCGGCTGCGCCCGCTGCCCTGCCGTTCGATCCGGCCGCGACCTCGGTCTCACCCGCCGTCACGTCCGCCGTCCGGGTCACGGGGTTCTACGATCCGCGCAGCCGCGACGGTGTAGCGGTTTACGACGCTCCGGGGACAGCCCTCGCCAGCGGACCCGAGACGTCCACGGTCCGGTTCCCGCTGCGCTTCCCAGTCGAGTCGGCCGATGTCCTCGACCCCGAGACCGGGAGCGTGGTGCCGATCGGCGTCAACGTGGCCGCCGGGAGGGTCATCTTCGCGCCGATCCGATCGACCGGCCTGCTGCTGCGCTTCCGCCGGGCCGCCGCGGGCCTGCCCCTCCAGGAGGCTCAAATCGGAGCGACGTCCGAGCTCAGCGCCGAGGAAATCATCGCCCTCGAGCGCCAGACGAGCACAGCACAAGCGGTGCGCCTGAAGCACTATCAGGCGCGCGCCTCCGTGGCGATCCATTACACCATCGCAGCCGTGGCGCAGTCGGTCGACGTGCTGAGCGAGAACAGGCTGTACGTGCACGACGGCAAGCAGGATTACGAGCAGACCGATCTCTACGTAGACGGGGCGCGCTGGCGCGGCAAGAAGCCGCCGTACCTGCCGTTCATCCAGCCGGACAAGGTGAAGGAGGTCCCCCTCACCATCACGCTCGACGAGGGGTACCGCTACACCCTCGTCAAGCGCGACCGCGTGGATGGGCGCGACTGCTACGTCATCGCGTTCGAGCCAAGGGTCGCCGGCCTCAGCCTCTACGAGGGGCGCATCTCCATCGACGCCGTGCTGTTCACGCGCGTCCGCATGGAGGCGGTGCAGACCGGCCTCAAGGATCCTCTGCGCTCCAACCAGATCACCTACCACTTCGGCCCGGTGCCGGGCGCGGACGGCGACTACTGGCTGCCGCAGGCGGTGGACGGCCAGATGGTGTTCGAGGTCCTCGGACAGAACCTTCAAGTAGAGAGGGAGGCGCGCTACAGCGAGTTCGCCATCAACCAGGAGGACTTCCGCGGGCATCTCGCCGGGGCGTACGGGTCGGGCCGCCCCCTGTACCGCGAGACCGACGAGGGGTATTACAAGCTCGATGCGTCCGGGCGGGAGGAGATCCTGACGAGCGCCAGCACCCCGCGCAACACCTTCCTGGTGATGGGCGTGAGCGTGGGGGACACCGGGATCCCCAGCGCGCCGTTCGCCGGAGTGAATTTCTTCGACTTCAACTACCGGGACACCGGGACACAGCTCAACATCGCCTGGGCCGGTCCGTTCGTCGATCTGTCCTGGACCGACCCGCACGTCACCAACCCGGGCCCAGACCGCACACCCGTCGCGTTCACCGCCCAGGCAACTCTCATCGGCGTGCCGATACGTGACAAGATCGCCCGCGAGGTAGACTCGACATCGGGCGAAAACGTCGACGTCTACCGGGAGCAGGTGCAGGCGTCATTCGCCCTGCCCATGGGCCGCTTCCTGAAATGGACGCTGCAGGGCCGGACCACCTACATGGATTTCGCCCGACGCAAGGATACCGACCCCGCGTTCGTCATCCCGGTGACCACCGTGGAAACCGGGCTTCTCCTGCGCGGCGAGTTCAACCGGAAGGGGTACGCCCTCGGGGCGTGGGGGGAGCACGCCCGCCGTAGCGCCTGGGAGCCCTGGGGACTGCCCGGGAACCCGTTCAGCCCCGGCGACAGGGACTACACCCGTCTCGGCTTCGACGTCAGGAAGGCGCTGTACCTGGGGGAGTTCCGGAAGGTGAATCTCGGACTCTCGGGTTTCGACGGGCGCAGCCTCGACCGTTTCTCGCGCTTCGAGCTGGGCGACTTCCGCTCGGCCCGCGTGCGCGGCTTCAACGGCTCGGGCTTCCACTTCGACCGCGGTCTGGTCGCCGACACCACTTACGCCTTCACGGTGCGCGACGTCCTGCGCATCGATACAGGCCTGCAGGCCGGGTGGATCCAGAGCGTCGATGATTTCGGCCCCGGCTACGTGCGCGTCATCGGCGCCGGTCTGGCCCTGGAGTTCTCGGGACCCTGGAGCACCCTGATGAACGTGCGCTACGGGCGCGCCATCGAATCGTCCCTCCCCGGCCGCTCGGGCGGCGGCAGCGACGTGCGATTCGTGATGTTCAAGACCTTCGACAGGTGGAGCCGGAAGTCGAAACCTTGAGCCGGGTCGCGGCATCTAACTTTTCGTTCTGAGGGAGCCTCCATGCGTGACAGATTGTCTCTCGTGTCGGAAGAGGCGGCCGGAGCGACCGGGCAGCCCCCGACCGGCCCGTCCGAGTCTTCCGGACGCGACGACGGTGCCCTGCTCGACGAGTACTCGCGCACCGTCATCCGCGCTGTCGAGAAGGTCAGCCCGTCGGTCGTCAACATCGACGTCTACAAGAACGTCCGGGTCCGTGGCCAGGCGTCCGGCCCGGCGGGCGGTGCGGAAGCCGGTCGGGAAGTGCGCGCCGGGACCGGCTCGGGATTCGTGTTCACCCCCGACGGGTTCGTCCTGACCAACAGTCACGTGGTGAGCGGTGCGGCCCGCGTGGACGTGACGCTCAACGACGGGCGGCGCCTGCCGGCGCAGATCGTGGGGGACGACCCCAACACCGACCTGGCGGTCCTGCGCGTGCAGGCGCCGGGGCTCCTGGCGGCGCGGCTGGGGGAATCGCGATCGGTCCGCCCGGGCCAGGTGGTCATCGCCATCGGCAACCCGTACGGCTTCCAGTGCACCGTGACGACCGGTGTCGTGAGCGCCCTCGGACGCTCCCTGCGCTCCGGCTCGGGCCGGCTCATCGACAACGTCATCCAGACCGACGCGGCTCTGAACCCGGGGAACTCGGGCGGGCCGCTCGTCGACTCCGCGGGCGAAGTCATCGGCGTCAACACGGCCGTGATCCTGCCGGCGCAGGGGATCTGCTTCGCCATGGCCATCGACACCGTGAAGTTCGTCGCCGGCCGCCTGATCAAGGACGGGAAGATCGCGCGCGCCTTCATCGGCGTGGCCGGGCAGAACGTGCCTCTGCACCGGCGGGTGGTGCGCTTCCACGGTCTGCCGCACGACAGCGCCATCCTGGTGGTCTCGCTGGAAGCGGACAGCCCGGCGCAGCGCGCCGGTCTCCAGGACGGGGATCTGATCGTCGCCCTCGACGGCCAGCCGGTCGCCGGCATCGACGACCTGCACCGCATCCTGACCGACGCCCGCGTCGGGGCGCGCGCCACGCTCACGGTGCTGCGCGGCACCGCGAAGCTCGACCTCGCCATCGTTCCTGAAGAGGCGCCGCGGCCGTAGCGCGGGTGCCAGGACTCGAGTCATGGCCAGGCTCTCCGAAAGACTGCCGGACAACGCTCCGGGCGACTTCTACGTCGATCGATCCTGCATCGACTGCGACACCTGCACGCGCATCGCCCCCGGCCTGTTCGCCCCGGCGGACGATCACTCGTTCGTGTCGCGCCAGCCCGCAGACGCGTCCGAACGGCTGCGCGCCCTGATGGCGCTCGTCGCGTGCCCTACCGCGTCGATCGGCACCGTGTCACGGCTCGACGCGGGGCCCGGTGTCGACGCTTTCCCCGAGTCGATCGCGGAGGAGGTCTCCTTCCTCGGGTTCACCTCGGAGGATTCGTTCGGCGCCTGGAGCTATCTCGTCCGCCGCAGGGAGGGGAACGTCATCGTCGACTCGCCGCGCGCCGCGGCGCCGCTTTTGAAGCGCATCGAGGAGATGGGGGGCGCCCGCATCATGTTCCTGACGCACCGCGACGACGTCGCCGACCACGAGGCGTTCCATCGCCGCTTCGGCTGCGAGCGCGTCCTGCACGCGGACGACGTGACGCCCGGAACCGCAGGCGTCGAGCGGCGTATTCCCGGAAACGAGCCGGTGCGCCTGGCCGGGGACCTGCTGGCGATCCCGGTGCCGGGGCACACGCGCGGCCACGCCGTCCTGCTCTACCGCGATCGCTTCCTGTTCACCGGGGATCACCTGGCCTGGTCGCCGGAGCGCCGGCGGCTCATCGCGTTCCGCGACGCCTGCTGGTACTCCTGGACCGAGCAGATCCGCTCGATGGAGCGCCTGCTCGACTACAGCTTCGAGTGGGTCCTCCCCGGCCACGGCTCGAGGTGGCACGCGCCGTCCGCCGCGGCCATGCGTCGGGAGCTCGAGCGCTGCATCGCCTGGATGCGTGCCTAGGAAGACTCGGGGATCCTGCCCCCGCACAATCGAGCAAAGACCCTAATGCGTCCTCCGCACGGGCGAGGAATCATGGAGCGCCATGGAGATGACGTCCGCGGAGGTCGCGCTGCCCGCGGGGCGCGCGTGGCCGCGATCCGGCGCGGCCCGCGGCGGCGTGTTCCTGCTCGAGTTCCTGCAGGAGGAGCGTTACCGCCGCCCCAGGGCCGGTCTGACGGCCGCCTTCCTCCTCCTCTTCGTCCTGCTCGCGGTCCTGCTGTCATTCACCAGGCAGCCGTGGAGCGATGAAGGGAGTTTAGCGAGTCCCGCCTACAACCTGGCGTTCCATGGATTCATGGGAACGACACTGGTCGACGAGCAGAGCAGCGGCCTGCGCGGCATCAACGAGCACACCTACTGGAATCCGCCCGTCGGCATCCTGCTGCAGGCCCTGTCGTTCAAGGTGTTTGGATTCCACCTCGTATCCATGAGGCTGCCCTCCATCCTGATGGGACTGGTGGCGGGCCTGTCGTGGTTCATCATTCTCGAGCGTCTCACCCGAAGAAGAGCCGTCGCGTACCTGGCCGCGTTGTTCATCATGACCGACTACGCGTATCTGATGGCCGCCTCGTCCGCCCGCTACGACATGATCTGCGCGGGATTCGGCGCCGCAGGACTGGCGCTGTACCTGACGCTGCGGGAGCGTTCGGTCGGCGCCGCTCTGCTCGCCTCGAACGCGGCGATCGTCGCCTCCGGGCTGAGCCATCCGCTGGGGATCGTCTACCTGCTCGGCCTGCTGCTTCTCCTCGCGCGGGATCGCCGGCGCGTCGATTGGAGGGGGATGGGCCTCGCGCTCGTTCCGTACGTCGCGGGGGGAGCGGCCTGGGGACTCTACATCCTGCGGGACCCTTCCGGCTTCCTCACCCAGTTCATGTTCAACCTGGGGGTGGGGAACCGCGGGCAGGCGCTCCTTCATCCGGCGACGGCGCTCTGGACCGAGCTGGGCCAGCGCTACCTGCGCGCCTTCGGGCTGAAGGAGCACACGCCGGGCAACACCGGCCCGATCTATCTCAAGGCGATCATCCTGGCGGTCTATGCCGCGGGCCTGGCCGGCTCGCTCGCGATCCCCGCCATCCGCAGGAGCCGGGGGTTCGGGACCGTCTTCGGCCTGCTCGCGGTCGTGTTCCTCTTCCTGACGTTCGGGGAGGGCCAGAGGGGCGCCATCTACCTGATCCATGCTCTGCCCTTGTACGGATCGGTCCTGGCCTTCTTCGTCGGATGGGTCCTGGCGCGCGGTCGTGCGGCCGCCTCGATCGCGACCGCGTGCGTCGCCGGATTTCTGGCCCTCCAGGTGGGAGGAGCCGTCCTGCGCGCCGGCCAGAACACATACGGCCGGCGGTATGACCCGGCCATGACCTACGTCCGAGAGCACTCGAGACCGGATGAGACGGTGATGGGCAGCGTGGCCTGCGCGTTCGGCGTCGGACTCGATCGCGGACTGCTCAGCGACAACCTGCTCGGCTACTACAGCGGCAAGGTGCCGGACTGGGTGATCGTGGACGACTTCTTCCGGGAAAGCTTCGGAATCGACGCGGTGAGACGCCCCTGCATGTTCCGCCACATAGACGAGGTGCTGCAACAGTGCGACAGGGTGTTCGATCGCGACGGAGTCGAGGTGTACCGTCTCAGACCGCGGCGGTCTCCAGGTCCGCCGCAGGCTCAGACTCTCCCCGCAGCGGCGCGCTCGCAAGCG
Protein-coding regions in this window:
- a CDS encoding trypsin-like peptidase domain-containing protein gives rise to the protein MRDRLSLVSEEAAGATGQPPTGPSESSGRDDGALLDEYSRTVIRAVEKVSPSVVNIDVYKNVRVRGQASGPAGGAEAGREVRAGTGSGFVFTPDGFVLTNSHVVSGAARVDVTLNDGRRLPAQIVGDDPNTDLAVLRVQAPGLLAARLGESRSVRPGQVVIAIGNPYGFQCTVTTGVVSALGRSLRSGSGRLIDNVIQTDAALNPGNSGGPLVDSAGEVIGVNTAVILPAQGICFAMAIDTVKFVAGRLIKDGKIARAFIGVAGQNVPLHRRVVRFHGLPHDSAILVVSLEADSPAQRAGLQDGDLIVALDGQPVAGIDDLHRILTDARVGARATLTVLRGTAKLDLAIVPEEAPRP
- a CDS encoding MBL fold metallo-hydrolase, yielding MARLSERLPDNAPGDFYVDRSCIDCDTCTRIAPGLFAPADDHSFVSRQPADASERLRALMALVACPTASIGTVSRLDAGPGVDAFPESIAEEVSFLGFTSEDSFGAWSYLVRRREGNVIVDSPRAAAPLLKRIEEMGGARIMFLTHRDDVADHEAFHRRFGCERVLHADDVTPGTAGVERRIPGNEPVRLAGDLLAIPVPGHTRGHAVLLYRDRFLFTGDHLAWSPERRRLIAFRDACWYSWTEQIRSMERLLDYSFEWVLPGHGSRWHAPSAAAMRRELERCIAWMRA
- a CDS encoding glycosyltransferase family 39 protein is translated as MTSAEVALPAGRAWPRSGAARGGVFLLEFLQEERYRRPRAGLTAAFLLLFVLLAVLLSFTRQPWSDEGSLASPAYNLAFHGFMGTTLVDEQSSGLRGINEHTYWNPPVGILLQALSFKVFGFHLVSMRLPSILMGLVAGLSWFIILERLTRRRAVAYLAALFIMTDYAYLMAASSARYDMICAGFGAAGLALYLTLRERSVGAALLASNAAIVASGLSHPLGIVYLLGLLLLLARDRRRVDWRGMGLALVPYVAGGAAWGLYILRDPSGFLTQFMFNLGVGNRGQALLHPATALWTELGQRYLRAFGLKEHTPGNTGPIYLKAIILAVYAAGLAGSLAIPAIRRSRGFGTVFGLLAVVFLFLTFGEGQRGAIYLIHALPLYGSVLAFFVGWVLARGRAAASIATACVAGFLALQVGGAVLRAGQNTYGRRYDPAMTYVREHSRPDETVMGSVACAFGVGLDRGLLSDNLLGYYSGKVPDWVIVDDFFRESFGIDAVRRPCMFRHIDEVLQQCDRVFDRDGVEVYRLRPRRSPGPPQAQTLPAAARSQAPAGAPRTCRSTGRRTG